The proteins below come from a single Neospora caninum Liverpool complete genome, chromosome IX genomic window:
- a CDS encoding putative regulator of nonsense transcripts UPF1, translating into MASPSSFDISDFIFDAADLNFTPNGAQAISTVPEAEIDDALSSPSPFPSGPTGALDSFSPFHQGRRKPDVEDIHKQAHTSGRSLQRCSNSSSDVPRAAAAVDELQEQLDLLHLAPEEVGANFQFGQGPSETVDVSVATPGSSPGHPETDDSPGSGEADESCHNKCEAGTPNGTHAIDRGEHGAGVHGELDRGEKTTKDVPEHACSYCGASSPECVLKCCCCNKYFCNSPCSVSGSSMGSHIIFHLVKSRHREVMLHPEGPLGDCTLECFQCGSRNVFLLGLIPAEQEGVVVLICREPCLSSSALKQSGWDLSQWQPLIEGKSFLPWLVRPTLTADERRDCHVVTTQQLQRLEELWQKNPQATLEELSQTKEEAPLPSVKLVYEDGFDYQRTFAPLVQAEADFDKQMKDGQKLVRVKLRWEQGLNRRRLAYFMYARDEGCNVRVAAGDEVKISTMLPKSVLAASSAPATSSGAGSQGSGGAHGHDATSPNGTSDGGARGGLEGDANLVEWSCTGSITRFSEDSEEVIVEVKKPPNVKGAWDSPVPLLYTIEFVWKSTSFERMQAALRQLAVDEISVSSYLYHTLMGKQMEHQIIQTPMPLQISAPNLAPLNPSQMLAIRYALQHPLSLIQGPPGTGKTLTSSTLVYQMVKLSEMGSHVHPRGTGGFNKDGGQVLVVAPSNVAVDQLAERINRTGLKVIRMYSKSREGAASSLTSFCMEHLALHKKVLELKTAGSDEMAKYLQLKEQTGELAAADERRLRLLISRAEMEILQTADVICTTCVGAGDNRLQGFRFRQVVIDEAAQATEPECLIPIVLGAKQVVLIGDHCQLGPVVLSKKAAAAGLATSLFSRLLALGHRPLRLKVQYRMHPALSFFPSYFFYEGELQNGVTMTERTYFHRGPGEHRFPWPSEERPMFFYHSTASEEISGSGTSYVNRVEASNIEKIVTFLLKCGLKASQIGVITPYDGQRAHISSLFQRQTTLGQAAFADLEVASVDAFQGREKDFILLSCVRSNSNTGIGFLADSRRLNVAMTRAKYGLIICGNASVLANYMPRVARPPAGSASLQGSGAAGATSNALGPGGVAVGPGAAALPGTFVPEPPIWRLLIHHYLKYDLVVDGPLSNLKPSKIRITLPPLTPFGALTAPGASAKGGKGAGAAKAGKAAGKTKAASRYVAAEELLDYDRHATSSGYLQTVPTPGSLNAGQPIVSPAASAYIPNGAGGYYSAPPLYPSAAFAALLGADRGFQSQSPLPSSSLMAAHAATSSAFYYPPSTGGAPVSAVTASAGADQTLRAPAAYFSGRDGANGLSSGGPGASAASASSSNSNLMGGATGGGGAFASRSLSSAEKAAVGTASAGAGKGGGPRAAHRDARNEARERTGEGPAQALRASDLDFVDGPRARSAPRPGRAATVVSEQFDDDSFTFIGSQVGF; encoded by the exons ATGGCGTCACCAAGCAGTTTCGATATATCGGATTTCATTTTCGATGCAGCGGACCTTAATTTCACTCCGAACGGTGCACAAGCGATCTCAACTGTTCCGGAGGCGGAAATTGACGAtgcgctttcttcgccgtctccttttcctaGCGGCCCCACAGGGGCCCTAgattctttctctccgttccatCAAGGGAGGAGGAAACCTGACGTGGAGGACATCCACAAGCAGGCGCACACGTCCGGGCGCAGCCTGCAGAGATGCAGCAATTCGAGTAGCGATGTTCCCAGAGCCGCTGCAGCGGTAGACGAGTTGCAGGAGCAACTCGATCTTCTTCACCTCGCTCCAGAGGAAGTCGGAGCCAATTTTCAATTCGGCCAGGGGCCCTCCGAAACCGTCGATGTCTCCGTCGCCACGCCAGGCTCGTCGCCCGGACATCCAGAAACAGATGACTCCCCCGGTTCtggggaggcagacgaaagTTGCCACAACAAATGCGAGGCTGGAACTCCGAATGGCACGCATGCGATTGACAGGGGCGAACACGGAGCGGGTGTGCACGGTGAACTCGATcgtggagaaaagacgacgaaggacgTCCCTgaacacgcatgcagctaTTGTGGTGCCAGCTCTCCAGAGTGTGTCTTGAAATGTTGCTGCTGCAACAAATACTTTTGCAATAGCCCCTGCAGTGTCAGCGGCAGCAGTATGGGTTCCCATATCATCTTCCACCTGGTCAAAagccgacacagagaagTCATGCTTCATCCCGAAGGGCCGCTCG GTGACTGCACTCTAGAATGTTTCCAGTGCGGGAGTCGCaacgttttccttctcggcctcaTCCCTGCGGAACAAGAAGGCGTTGTCGTCCTCATATGTCG GGAACCATGCCTGTCTAGCAGCGCTCTGAAGCAGAGTGGATGGGACCTCTCTCAGTGGCAGCCGTTGATTGAGGGCAAATCATTTCTTCCCTGGCTCGTGCGGCCAACGCTCACGGCGGACGAACGACGCGACTGCCACGTTGTCACTACACAGCAGCTTCAGCGTCTGGAGGAACTTTGGCAGAAGAATCCTCAAGCGACTCTCGAGGAGCTCAGTCAAACGA aagaagaagcgccacTTCCTTCCGTGAAGTTGGTCTACGAAGACGGCTTCGACTATCAGCGAACAttcgcgcctctcgtgcAGGCAGAAGCGGATTTCGACAAGCAAATGAAGGACGGCCAGAAGCTCGTGAGAGTCAAACTGAGGTGGGAACAAGGCCTGAACCGCCGACGCCTTGCCTACTTCATGTACGCCCGAGACGAAGGGTGCAACGTTCGCGTAGCAGCGGGGGACGAGGTGAAGATTTCGACGATGCTGCCAAAATCCGTTCTagccgcttcctctgcccCGGCGACTTCCAGCGGAGCCGGGTCGCAGGGGTCGGGGGGTGCGCATGGCCATGACGCGACAAGTCCGAACGGCACGAGTGACGGCGGGGCCAGAGGAGGGctcgaaggagacgcgaatcTGGTCGAGTGGAGTTGCACTGGCAGTATAACGCGTTTCTCGGAGGACAGTGAGGAAGTCATTGTGGAAGTTAAAAAGCCGCCGAACGTGAAGGGAGCGTGGGACAGCCCGGTGCCGCTGTTGTACACCATCGAATTCGTGTGGAAAAGCACATCCttcgagcgcatgcaggcggcgCTGCGCCAGCTCGCAGTAGATGAAATCAGCGTGAGCAGTTACCTGTACCACACGCTGATGGGGAAGCAAATGGAGCACCAGATCATTCAGACGCCGATGCCCTTGCAGATTTCGGCGCCCAACCTGGCTCCGTTGAACCCGAGTCAAATGCTGGCCATTCGCTACGCACTGCAACACCCGCTGTCGCTCATTCAAGGCCCGCCGGGGACGGGAAAAACGTTGACGTCCAGCACGCTCGTCTACCAGATGGTGAAACTGAGTGAGATGGGTTCTCACGTGCATCCACGCGGCACAGGCGGCTTCAATAAGGACGGAGGCCAGGTGCTCGTTGTCGCTCCCAGCAACGTTGCTGTGGATCAGTTGGCCGAAAGAATCAATCGGACAGGTCTCAAGGTCATTCGAATGTACTCAAAGTCTCGCGAAggcgctgcctcgtcgctcaCTTCTTTCTGCATGGAGCACCTGGCGCTCCACAAAAAGGTTCTCGAGCTCAAGACCGCGGGCAGCGATGAGATGGCAAAGTATCTCCAGCTGAAAGAACAAACCGGCGAGCTAGCAGCCGCTGATGAGCGGCGTTTGCGCCTTTTGATCTCCCGGGCAGAAATGGAAATCCTGCAGACTGCGGACGTTATCTGCACAACTTGTGtcggcgcaggagacaaTCGCCTGCAGGGGTTTCGTTTTCGCCAGGTCGTCATCGACGAGGCCGCCCAAGCCACCGAGCCCGAGTGTCTGATTCCGATCGTCCTGGGTGCAAAGCAGGTTGTGTTGATAGGGGACCACTGCCAACTTGGCCCGGTTGTGTTGagcaagaaggcggcggctgctggcTTGGCaacgtctctcttttctcgtctcctggcGCTCGGTCACCGACCCTTGCGGCTCAAGGTTCAGTATCGCATGCATCCTgccctctcgttcttcccttcaTATTTCTTCTACGAGGGCGAACTTCAGAATGGCGTGACCATGACGGAACGGACCTACTTTCACCGAGGGCCTGGGGAACATCGGTTCCCCTGGCCCAGCGAGGAGCGACCGATGTTCTTCTACCACTCGACCGCATCGGAAGAGATCAGCGGATCAGGGACTTCCTACGTCAACAGGGTCGAGGCGAGCAACATCGAGAAGATCGTCACTTTTCTCCTCAAATGCGGTCTGAAAGCGTCGCAGATCGGTGTCATTACACCGTACGACGGGCAGCGGGCTCACATTTCGTCGCTGTTTCAGCGGCAGACAACCCTCGGGCAAGCAGCCTTCGCCGACCTGGAAGTCGCTTCAGTCGACGCATTCcagggacgagagaaagacttcattcttctctcgtgtgtcCGGTCCAACAGCAACACCGGAATTGGTTTCCTCGCGGACTCGCGGCGGTTGAATGTGGCCATGACTCGGGCGAAATACGGACTCATCATTTGCGGCAACGCGTCCGTCCTCGCAAACTACATGCCCCGGGTAGCCCGTCCACCCGCGGGCTCGGCGTCTTTGCAAgggagcggcgcggcgggcgcGACCTCAAACGCCCTCGGTCCTGGTGGAGTGGCAGTCGGTCCGGGGGCTGCCGCCCTTCCTGGAACGTTCGTTCCCGAGCCTCCCATTTGGCGCCTGCTGATTCACCACTACCTCAAGTACGACCTAGTTGTTGACGGACCTTTGAGCAATTTGAAGCCATCGAAAATCCGCATCACGCTCCCTCCGTTGACCCCGTTCGGGGCCCTGACTGCGCCGGGTGCCTCGGCGAAGGGCGGAAAGGGTGCAGGCGCTGCAAAGGCTGGGAAAGCGGCCGGCAAGACGAAGGCCGCGTCGAGATACGTTGCCGCAGAGGAGCTTCTGGACTACGACCGCCATGCGACGTCTTCTGGATATCTGCAAACCGTCCCCACTCCTGGAAGTCTCAACGCCGGACAGCCGATCGTTTCTCCTGCCGCGTCGGCCTACATTCCCAATGGAGCCGGCGGCTACTattctgcgcctcctctttACCCGAGTGCGGCCTTTGCGGCCCTGTTGGGGGCGGATCGAGGCTTTCAGTCGCAGTCTCCCCTCCCGTCGTCGTCTCTGATGGCTGCACATGCCGCCACCAGCAGTGCCTTCTACTACCCCCCGAGCacaggcggcgcgccggTTTCAGCGGTGACAGCCTCTGCGGGAGCAGATCAGACGCTGCGGGCTCCTGCGGCTTACTTCTCTGGGCGTGATGGCGCGAATGGACTGTCTTCCGGCGGTCCGGGCGCGAGCGCCGCTTCCGCAAGTTCGAGCAATAGCAATCTAATGGGGGGCGCCACTGGGGGCGGAGGAGCCTTTGCTTCGCGATCCCTTTCGTCCGCGGAGAAGGCTGCTGTGGGAACGGCGAGTGCAGGTGCCGGGAAGGGCGGAGGTCCGAGAGCCGCTCACAGAGACGCCagaaacgaggcgagagagcggactGGAGAAGGCCCAGCACAGGCACTTCGAGCGTCTGACCTAGATTTTGTAGACGGCCCCCGCGCTCGCTCTGCACCGAGACCAGGCCGAGCCGCGACAGTCGTGTCGGAACAG TTTGATGATGACTCGTTCACATTCATAGGCAGCCAGGTCGGGTTCTAA
- a CDS encoding putative DNA double-strand break repair rad50 ATPase, which produces MAVFRLWCVLLVIGFAATQRVASSKAQEEVQEAGRVHKEGKVKVTGISDDIKTRFDRLFNDSALSFFHSAQKGERSALKEEWDAAIEDFRSKAEAKRKELFGSILQIDSLKGLLGEHQLKDLVERVGLPALLSGDDAVSAKLNERENRFAASLKRQENRDRVTGFVRNYQKNIVDLKETLIKRLSNKESLQKPAASSKFNKLLDEVSFSSIIKGKTATSPRRLSVMSFLEKAKERLKWTSTSTKESAKVTEFEEKIETLRRDIAEEVSRQLSSRRKSVNAETVEAVLKRVGVEGLVHGTIRDTMPAEEKAVLELAHGKWMQMQRVNNNYERVAGALRDSLLYDQEAPLSPRMKQRVEEIYEEGLRGQQGSNVRRLSEVQASNSHTYSLPLAPEAQTKLPGDSERLFQLVPNISEALKTFEEKVSKLMDKTLSDFIKREQMQGILEPDVLLTVFQKLGLKSKAGRVEIALPSLRRITNWNDLGIDQVVAGKLQNIIGLDEFVRKLQGLLPQVNSKLLVLSGELKQRLAAATEKLSDSQFFDGRPLGSWDTQLIDSLTLNSILKGHSTTASKADRTLQSVNTTVAEGSDDPTLEEQKSLEPSE; this is translated from the coding sequence ATGGCTGTCTTTCGGCTGTGGTGTGTGTTACTGGTGATTGGGTTTGCTGCGACCCAACGTGTTGCATCGTCGAAGGCGCAAGAGGAAGTGCAAGAGGCAGGTAGGGTGcacaaagagggaaaggtgAAGGTTACAGGCATCTCAGACGATATTAAAACTCGGTTCGACAGGCTTTTCAACGACAGTGCGCTTTCATTCTTTCACTCTGCCCAGAAAGGAGAACGCAGTGCCTTGAAAGAAGAATGGGACGCTGCAATCGAGGACTTCCGATCGAAAGCAGAAGCCAAAAGAAAAGAGTTGTTCGGTTCCATCCTTCAGATAGATAGCTTAAAAGGATTGCTAGGTGAGCACCAGTTGAAGGATTTGGTGGAACGTGTTGGACTGCCAGCGCTTCTGAGTGGTGACGATGCTGTGTCTGCAAAACTGAATGAGCGAGAAAACAGATTTGCCGCCTCGCTCAAACGGCAAGAAAATCGAGATCGTGTAACGGGCTTCGTGAGAAACTACCAAAAGAACATTGTTGATCTCAAGGAGACTCTCATAAAGAGGCTTAGCAACAAGGAGAGCCTTCAGAAGCCTGCCGCGTCTTCCAAATTCAACAAACTGCTGGATGAAGTCAGTTTCTCTTCTATTATCAAGGGAAAGACAGCAACTTCCCCCCGGAGACTTTCGGTCATGAGTTTTTTGGAGAAGGCAAAGGAACGCCTGAAATGGACATCCACAAGTACGAAAGAGTCGGCAAAAGTTACTGAGTTTGAGGAGAAAATTGAGACACTGAGGAGAGATATCGCTGAGGAAGTGTCACGCCAGCTGAGCAGTCGCAGAAAGTCTGTGAATGCAGAGACGGTCGAAGCGGTGCTAAAACGTGTCGGTGTGGAGGGACTAGTGCATGGAACCATTCGTGACACGATGcctgcggaagagaaagcagtgCTAGAGCTGGCCCATGGCAAGTGGATGCAGATGCAGCGAGTGAACAACAATTACGAGCGGGTTGCAGGAGCTTTGCGAGACAGTCTTCTTTATGACCAAGAGGCACCCCTGTCGCCGCGAATGAAGCAACGCGTGGAGGAGATATACGAAGAGGGTCTCCGAGGACAGCAGGGTAGCAATGTGAGAAGGCTGTCTGAAGTCCAAGCATCGAACTCCCACACGTattctctgcctcttgccCCGGAAGCCCAAACGAAACTGCCGGGAGATAGTGAGAGGCTTTTCCAGTTGGTTCCGAACATTTCAGAAGCCTTGAAGACCTTTGAGGAGAAAGTTTCCAAGTTGATGGACAAGACCTTATCTGACTTTATCAAGCGGGAACAGATGCAAGGCATACTGGAGCCCGACGTTCTTTTGACTGTATTCCAAAAGTTAGGCCTCAAAAGCAAGGCGGGCCGAGTGGAAATTGCCCTGCCCAGCCTGCGTCGCATCACAAACTGGAACGACTTAGGTATCGATCAGGTGGTTGCCGGGAAACTGCAGAACATCATTGGGCTGGACGAGTTTGTGAGGAAGCTCCAGGGGCTGCTACCCCAAGTCAACTCGAAGCTGTTAGTTTTGAGTGGTGAACTAAAGCAACGGCTTGCtgcggcgacagagaagctCTCTGACTCTCAGTTTTTCGACGGGAGACCCCTAGGCAGCTGGGATACCCAGCTGATTGACAGTTTGACACTTAACTCGATCCTGAAGGGACATTCAACAACGGCATCAAAAGCGGACCGAACGCTACAGAGTGTCAATACCACAGTCGctgaaggaagcgacgaccCAACGCTAGAGGAGCAGAAAAGCCTCGAACCATCTGAATAG
- a CDS encoding putative 40S ribosomal protein S30 — protein MGKVHGSLARAGKVKNQTPKVAKKEKKKPPTGRAKKRQQFNRRFTTSVGRKRGPNAQTQ, from the exons ATGG GGAAGGTTCACGGTTCCCTCGCCCGTGCCGGCAAAGTCAAGAATCAGACCCCCAAGGTCGccaagaaggagaagaagaagccacCCACCGgtcgcgcgaagaagaggcagcagtTCAACAGGAGATTCACGACTTCCGTCGGCCGCAAGAGGGGACCGAACGCGCAGACCCAGTAA